One Helicobacter pylori NCTC 11637 = CCUG 17874 = ATCC 43504 = JCM 12093 genomic window, TAAAGCGCATTTTAAAAAAGAATTAGAAAAATTAAAGCCTTATGAAGAAGTGGGCCTGCTTTCTTTCAACCCTAAAGGCTTTGAGATGACCAAAACAGGGGGCATGCTCGTAAGAAACATGGCCATGGAGTTTGACGCGTATTTGCGTGGGGGCGAAAAACATTTCAGTAAAACGCTATGAATGAAAATATTAATGAAAATATCTTTGAAGAAGTAGGGGACGCTTGTGTTAAATGCGCTAAATGCGTGCCAGGTTGCACCATATACCGCATTCATAAAGACGAGGCGACTTCGCCTAGAGGCTTTTTAGATTTGATGCGCTTAAACGCTCAAAACAAGCTCCGATTAGACGCAAATTTAAAACACCTTTTAGAAACTTGCTTTTTATGCACCGCTTGTGTGGAAATTTGCCCTTTTCATTTGCCCATAGACACTTTAATAGAAAAAGCCAGAGAAAAAATCGCTCAAAAGCATGGCATCGCTTGGTATAAAAAATCCTATTTTTCCCTTTTAAAAAACCGCAAAAAAATGGATAGGGTGTTTTCAACTGCGCATTTTTTAGCCCCTTGCATTTTCAAGCAAGTAGGGGATAGTTTAGAGCCTAGGGCGGTGTTTAAAGGCTTGTTCAAACGCTTTAAAAAAAGCGCTCTGCCTCCCTTAAATCAAAAAAGTTTTTTACAAAAGCATGCAGAGGTTAAGCCTTTAGAAAACCCCATTCAAAAAGTGGCCATTTTTATAGGGTGCTTGAGCAATTACCATTACCAGCAAGTGGGGGAAAGCTTGTTGTATATTTTAGAAAAACTCAACATTCAAGCGATCATTCCTAAGCAAGAATGCTGCTCAGCGCCTGCGTATTTTACCGGCGATAAAGACACCACGCTTTTTTTAGTGAAAAAAAACATAGAATGGTTTGAAAGCTATTTAGATGAAGTGGATGCGATCATCGTGCCTGAAGCCACATGCGCTAGCATGCTCATCAACGATTATTACAAGGTGTTTTTAGGCGAAAAAGATAAGGATTTGTATGTGAAGCGCTTGGAAAAAATCACGCCTAAAATCTATCTGGCGAGCGTGTTTTTAGAGAAACACA contains:
- a CDS encoding (Fe-S)-binding protein — protein: MNENINENIFEEVGDACVKCAKCVPGCTIYRIHKDEATSPRGFLDLMRLNAQNKLRLDANLKHLLETCFLCTACVEICPFHLPIDTLIEKAREKIAQKHGIAWYKKSYFSLLKNRKKMDRVFSTAHFLAPCIFKQVGDSLEPRAVFKGLFKRFKKSALPPLNQKSFLQKHAEVKPLENPIQKVAIFIGCLSNYHYQQVGESLLYILEKLNIQAIIPKQECCSAPAYFTGDKDTTLFLVKKNIEWFESYLDEVDAIIVPEATCASMLINDYYKVFLGEKDKDLYVKRLEKITPKIYLASVFLEKHTPLKHLLEKIPKGKKEVITYHNPCHAKKTLNAHKEVRNLLNLHYEIKEMPDNCCGFGGITMQTQKAGFSLKVGLLRAKEIIDTKAAILSAECGACHMQLNNALKSLDDPNTPPFSHPLELIAKALKSAE